A genomic window from Acidobacteriota bacterium includes:
- a CDS encoding PilZ domain-containing protein, with translation MPSQEIHVQVQGSDLRMELHDVSLGGFAIRCTRPFHTGMTHRFVFTVPSDGRTATLVAKAVHSHASNGGGDLSFVTGWEFMCARSQDDQAAISRLFLAATEPTRPERVA, from the coding sequence GTGCCGAGCCAGGAGATCCACGTGCAGGTTCAGGGGTCCGACCTGCGAATGGAACTGCACGACGTCAGCCTCGGAGGATTCGCCATTCGCTGCACCCGGCCCTTTCACACGGGGATGACGCACCGATTCGTCTTCACCGTGCCGTCCGATGGACGAACCGCGACGCTCGTCGCCAAGGCCGTGCACTCCCACGCGTCGAACGGCGGCGGCGACCTGTCGTTCGTCACCGGGTGGGAATTCATGTGCGCGAGGTCCCAGGACGACCAGGCGGCGATCAGCCGTCTGTTCCTCGCGGCGACCGAGCCAACCCGTCCGGAGCGCGTCGCCTGA
- a CDS encoding HNH endonuclease, with protein sequence MSTVRRRGVTADDWGKPRRNAAGDPICRWCGGPVLKPRRTFCGDACVHEWKIRSSPWYVRQQLKKRDKGVCRICGFNVMKAHREWSKAKPPAGDRAARRAWRRSRPRWEADHIVPVADGGGECGLDNYRLLCRSCHVSVTLRWRVARASATPAMAASRDT encoded by the coding sequence GTGAGCACCGTCCGGCGCCGCGGCGTCACCGCAGACGACTGGGGCAAGCCGCGCCGCAACGCGGCCGGCGATCCGATCTGCCGCTGGTGCGGCGGGCCGGTCCTGAAGCCGAGACGGACGTTCTGCGGCGACGCCTGCGTGCACGAGTGGAAGATCCGAAGCAGCCCGTGGTACGTGCGCCAGCAGCTCAAGAAGCGCGACAAGGGCGTCTGTCGGATCTGCGGATTCAACGTCATGAAGGCGCATCGCGAGTGGTCGAAGGCCAAGCCGCCTGCCGGCGACCGCGCCGCCCGGCGCGCCTGGCGGCGGTCTCGGCCCCGGTGGGAAGCCGATCACATCGTCCCCGTCGCCGACGGCGGCGGCGAGTGCGGGCTCGACAACTACCGCCTGCTCTGCCGTTCGTGCCACGTGTCCGTGACGCTTCGATGGCGCGTCGCGCGAGCGTCCGCGACGCCAGCGATGGCAGCGTCACGCGACACCTGA
- a CDS encoding YjbQ family protein: MIAHSARFTVRTHGQGTMEITDEVAKIVRESGARTGIATVFVQHTSASLVIYENADPSARVDLHAFFDRLVPEDSEYFIHTAEGPDDMPSHLRMVLTRTSETIPIVDGRLALGTWQGIFLFEHRRAPHARTVVVAVLGARG, translated from the coding sequence ATGATCGCGCACTCGGCCCGCTTCACCGTGCGGACCCATGGCCAGGGCACGATGGAGATCACCGACGAGGTCGCGAAGATCGTGCGCGAGAGCGGCGCACGCACCGGCATCGCCACCGTGTTCGTCCAGCACACCTCTGCGTCGCTCGTCATCTACGAGAACGCCGACCCATCGGCCCGCGTCGATCTCCACGCGTTCTTCGACCGCCTCGTGCCCGAAGACAGCGAGTACTTCATCCACACTGCCGAGGGGCCGGACGACATGCCATCCCATCTCAGGATGGTCCTGACCCGCACGAGCGAGACGATCCCGATCGTCGACGGCCGGTTGGCGCTCGGCACCTGGCAAGGCATCTTCCTCTTCGAGCATCGTCGCGCCCCGCACGCTCGGACGGTGGTCGTCGCCGTCCTCGGCGCCAGGGGATAG
- a CDS encoding VOC family protein, whose product MSFAHLTLPTRDVERTARFFEKTLGYARRQTPANSPVDAQWLDLGRDQQVHVVRVAEFEASPFEGEFGRHVAVRYPLAGFDALKTRLRSEGAEVFAPLRATPFERFFFRDPVNGFVFEVLPEQVARPE is encoded by the coding sequence ATGAGCTTTGCGCACCTGACGCTGCCCACGCGCGATGTCGAGCGCACCGCGCGGTTCTTCGAGAAGACGCTCGGCTACGCGCGCCGGCAGACGCCCGCGAACTCGCCGGTGGACGCCCAGTGGCTCGATCTCGGGCGCGATCAGCAGGTCCACGTCGTGCGCGTGGCGGAGTTCGAAGCCTCGCCGTTCGAGGGCGAGTTCGGCCGGCACGTCGCGGTGCGCTATCCGCTGGCCGGCTTCGACGCGCTGAAGACGCGGCTGCGGAGTGAAGGCGCCGAGGTCTTCGCGCCGCTCCGCGCGACGCCCTTCGAGCGGTTCTTCTTTCGCGATCCGGTGAACGGCTTCGTCTTCGAAGTGCTCCCCGAGCAGGTGGCCAGGCCGGAGTGA
- a CDS encoding zinc-dependent alcohol dehydrogenase family protein has translation MRAMQLVRRGAGRLEAVARLRPSPGPDQLRIRVTACGVCRTDLHVVDGELPDVPVPITPGHEIVGRVDAVGPGVTVFSPGDRVGVPWLGWSCGGCAFCRAGRENLCPQARYTGYQIDGGYAEYAVADARFCFPLPASYSDLHAAPLLCAGMIGYRALRMAGDARRLGIYGFGAAAHIVAQVALGTGREVYAFVRPGDESARTFARARGVTWAGWSNEPPPTPLDAALIFAPDGALVPEALARVVPGGVVVCAGIHMSDIPGFAYRLLWGERVVRSVANLTRQDAREFLALAERVPIATTVRPYPLAQANDALADLRGGRITGAAVLVTP, from the coding sequence ATGCGGGCGATGCAGCTCGTCCGGCGAGGCGCGGGACGCCTCGAGGCCGTGGCTCGCCTGCGTCCATCGCCGGGTCCGGACCAACTCAGGATCCGCGTGACGGCGTGCGGCGTCTGCCGCACGGATCTCCATGTCGTCGACGGCGAGCTGCCCGACGTCCCTGTCCCGATCACGCCGGGCCACGAGATCGTCGGGCGCGTGGACGCGGTTGGCCCTGGCGTCACGGTGTTCTCGCCCGGCGATCGCGTCGGCGTTCCCTGGTTGGGATGGTCCTGCGGCGGCTGCGCGTTCTGCCGTGCGGGCCGCGAGAACCTGTGCCCGCAGGCGCGCTACACCGGGTATCAGATCGACGGCGGCTACGCGGAATACGCGGTGGCGGACGCGCGATTCTGTTTCCCGCTCCCTGCGTCCTACAGCGACCTGCACGCCGCGCCGCTCCTGTGCGCGGGGATGATCGGCTATCGCGCCCTGCGCATGGCGGGTGACGCCCGGCGCCTCGGCATCTACGGCTTCGGCGCCGCCGCGCACATCGTCGCGCAGGTCGCACTGGGAACCGGCCGGGAGGTGTACGCGTTCGTCCGGCCAGGCGACGAAAGCGCCCGAACGTTCGCGCGGGCTCGAGGCGTCACGTGGGCCGGCTGGTCCAACGAGCCGCCGCCGACACCGCTCGATGCCGCGCTGATCTTCGCGCCGGACGGCGCGCTCGTTCCCGAAGCTCTCGCGCGAGTCGTGCCGGGCGGTGTCGTGGTCTGCGCCGGCATCCACATGAGCGACATTCCCGGCTTTGCGTACCGGCTGCTCTGGGGCGAGCGGGTGGTTCGATCGGTCGCGAACCTCACGCGACAGGACGCGCGCGAGTTCCTCGCGCTCGCCGAGCGGGTGCCGATCGCCACGACGGTGCGGCCGTATCCGCTCGCGCAGGCGAACGACGCGCTGGCCGATCTTCGGGGCGGCCGGATCACTGGCGCCGCCGTGCTCGTCACGCCCTGA